The Streptococcus oralis genome segment GAATTTTTTTCTGAATCATTCGCTTTCGTTTTTCTCCATTTTTCAAAAATCATCACCTCTGTTCTGCTATTTCTTGATTGAGGGGCCCAGCCCCCTTTCTTCTGGCAAGCATAGCACTTGGGTACCCAAATGCTGTTTTTAAAAAGGTCAAAGATAGTCAGGGTGTCGCCCCTGACTATTCTTGACTTTTTAAATCTTTGGGGAAATCCCCAATCCCCTAATCCCTGCAAGCAGGAATGTTGTTCTATCACGAGGGAAAAGTTTGACTAAACTTTTAAGTCTTCTAGTAGAAGCTCCATTGTATCAACCAGCTCCATTTTTAAAATTTCGTCTTTTAGTTGCTCAAATCTTTCATCACTCATTCCTTCAATTTCTTTAAGTGCAATGGGATACATTTCTACTTCTTCTAACTCATAGTTTGTTTTGATTCGCATATCTCTACGAAGAATGTAGAGGCATTCTTTACGAGAAATATGCTGGTTGACTTCATTCACTTTTGGCGAATCTGTAGCCTCATTCTCAAAAAATATCTCCATTAAAATATCAAAAGTTTCTTGTCTTAGATTTTCAATCATCTTCTGTTTCTCCTTTTTTATTTTTCTTCCGACGGGTTAGTAGTGCCTCCATTAGTGAGGGCTGCTCAGGGACTTTTTTTCTTCCACCTGCTTTACAGCCTCCGCCTTTTGATTACCCAACTGCTCAGATTTTTCTTTTGCCTGTTGGAGTTTATCAGCAAACTTATCTTTCGTTACGCTTTTATTTTTCACCAGTTCTAACTTAGCATCCATTCGGTCAATCAAACTTTTTGCTTCCTTCTGAACAATCTGCAGTTGTTCCACCATATCTTCAAAACCATTTTTATCTTTCGCCCAAATAGCCAAATATCCAAAACTGTAACTACTCGTATCAAAACCAAAATGATTAGCTACGACATAGGCTACACTTTCAGCTTGTAATTCTTGCTTACGATATTGGTCGTCCCCATATTGGGCATTAGTTCCTCTGTGTAAATCTGAGTGAGCCATTTCATGAAAAATTGTTTTTAGAATATGTTCTTGCCCCTTTAATCCTTTTGAAATGACAATTCGATTTTCATCTGGAGAGTAATAACCATTTGCGCTTTCTCTTTTAATATCTTCAAAACTGATAGGAACCTGATTATCCATCGAAACTGCTTTGGCTGCTCGATATAAATCTTCATAATCTTTAACAGAACCAGTCAATTCATTAATTGCTTTTGGCAATTCTTTTCCTTCTGTTTGAGAAACATCGAAGACATTCCCTAATTTGAATCGAGTCACAGTGACTTCCTTCTCTTCCATTCCATTCTCAGACGGAGAAAAACTCAACTCATTTTGATTAGCAGAAATCTTAGTTTTTACTTGATACGGAACCCAAATTTTCAGAGCTTTAGAACCTTTTTTGACTGTTCTTTCAAAATCCGTTTTCCATTTATTAAAACTTGCGACTTGGGAAACATTAGGATTCTGCATCTTCAGCAAATGAATATTGTTGAGGGAGTAGTTATGAAACTTACTCATCGTATCCAAGAAAGATTTAAACTGTTCTGAATCCAAATAGTTCTTCATTCCCTCTTTCAAGTGTTCAGCTAAACCTTTTGTATCTTTATTTGCGACCAACTGGGAAATGGTTTGTTCCGAATTTTTAGTAGCAATTTCTTCGATAATAATAGCACCTGCAGCTACTTCGGCATCTGTCCTTCTTTCTCGATCTTCCTGCTTTTTATGAAGGTTAGAAGCAGCATTGTATGGATCTGTTCCTTGCAACATCTCATCAGAATTAGAAATACCATCACCATCCAAATCACGATCCCTCTCATCTTTTCGGTTATACTGATAAATTTTTTCGTATGGATTATCTGGTGTATTCTGCGAATTCTTGACTTGTGCTTTTTCAAATTCATCCCGAATGTTTTCGATGGTTTGTTCACTCGCCAATTTCTCCATATGATACTGATTGAATAATGCCCCATCTATCTTCATCAACTCTGGATGCTCTCGCATTTCTCGTGTTCCAAGTCTCTCTTTGTGAGCGATTGGGTTAATCTCGTCCCCAATATCGTAACGAATGCCATCCTGAATCAGTTCACCATCAGGAGCGTAGATACTAAACTGGATCTTAGTTGGAGAGATGTAGGCTTCTGGGTGACCACTAGTTACTTGTTGTAGCCCTTCCTGATGTAGCTGATAGAAGCTCTGATTGGCCTTATATAGTTCCTTAGCAAAATCTTGATAAGATATCAGCTCTGTTTCTTTAAATGGCAATTTAGGCCCATCTGGGCGCTCTTCAGCCCATTGAAGCCGTACATGGTAGTTCTCCTTATAGATATAATCTTGTTTCCATTCTTTATAAAAATCTGAATTTGTATCTAAAAGATGATCTTCTCCAGCTGCAGCAACAATCTGATCAAATTTATCATTGTACTGCTCCGCATAGTCAAGATACTGATTCCAGGCTTGATGAAATTCTTCTGGAGTTTTTGAGATGTCACCTGGCACACCTACATTATAGACAGTATCTAAGACTTGAGTAAACGTAGCTGAATCAAGTGAGATTTTATTCAATGTGTTCTTTGGAGCAATCTGTTCAATTTCTTTAGTTGCATCAGGTTGGATTTCCTCAAACAAGCCATTTTTCATAATGGATTGCAATTCTTTGCCCCCATCCTTAATATAGTCCTCATTGATCGATAGCTGTTCAATGTGGCCATTACGTTCACGGAATACAGCAAGAATAGGAGTTTTATCTGCCGTCTCCAGTTCTTTGACCAGTCTTGCTCTAGATTGAAATACTGATACTGGAATGTAATTTTCTTCTTCCAGCTCTTTAAACAGTAAAATAATATCTTTATCATCAGACTTTATAAGGCTGTCAAAGCGCCCATTATATCGTCTAAGATTAGTTAAATCATCAAAATAGAAAGAGGTACTTTCTGTTGCGACTGAAAGATCTGACAGGACGTTGATTTTGTCAAAAGCCGCATCATTGTTAGCCAAAAGAATATTATCAAAGTGCCCGTTTCCTTCTGCAAAATCACGTAAAGTTTTTTCAGGTGTCTGCCCTGGTGCAAGTGGCTTGATCCCCGTCAAGTGCATGAAGTGTTTTTCTTCAAAATTTACTTGTACAGTCTTATCAGGAGTGACATAATAAATCTTAGAGTTAGCCAATTCAGCCAAATAATACTGCGCTGCATTCTGAATAGTTTGACTACGAATTGGACGATTCAATTTAGCTAATTCATGCGAGGAAATAGAATGATAGTGGCCATCGTTACTTGACTGAAACTCTTCATTTATGGTAAAATATAATAAATGAGAGGATAACGTAGGACGACTGGTAACAGAGCGTTCAAAGGTACCAACTTCTGGTACGGGTGTGGGACTGCCTTCAGCCCTGGGCTGTAAAAACCCCTGACTACCATTGGTCCTCTCATTTTTTTGATACTCTGAATTCACATTTTGCTCTTGAGACTTCCCAAGGGCTTTTTCTGTGCTCTGATTTTCTTCCAGTGCTTCATAAGTATCTCCAAGAGGATTGGAAGGTTTTTCAAAGGTTACTGTTTTATCTGAATCAATAACCATCTGTTTTTTTGGCTCTACTGAAAAGCTGATATTATCCCAGTTCTGCTTCAGCCATTCCGCATCTTCTGGAGATAGATTACTATTATCTGGAGTCAAGGCTGCTTTTTGAGTATCATCCTCACGTTTCTTCTGATTGGACAGTAACTTGTTTACTATCTCTTTTTCTTCATCCGTATTAGGGCGATATTTAGGAGATAGTTCAAATCTCCCTTCCTCGCTCAATTCCAAAGCAACTCGACGTAGCCCTTTTACGAAGTAGATATTTGGCTGCTTAGCCCACTGCTTGACCTCTCCCGAATCAATTAAAGCTTGTGTCTCTGGTTGAATAACCAGTCCATCAACTTTATCTTGAATGGCTTCTAGGCGTTCTAATTCCTTTTTGTAACGCTTGATAGTTTCAGGCCTATAACTCGATTCCCCACGTTCTGCCTTCTCAATTTCTTCCCGAATACGGGGAATATTTTGGACACTCATCTCCAGACCATTCCCCTGCCGGTTGAGACCTGCTGCTTTTCGGTCTTTTCTTTCCTGGAGCCTTTCAATTCGCTCTTCTTGTTCCTTGATTTCATCCAATTTAGAGAAGACACGATTTTCAATTTGTTCTTGCTTCTGCATAAAACGGCCTCCACCTCGTTTATCATTCATAGGCTGGCCATTCGTTAGGGACTGATGAGAATAGGCTGCATTAATCGCCTCATCAGCTTCCCCTTTAAGTCTCTCTAGCTTTCGTTTAGCTTGCGCCAAGCGACTGTTATCTGGCTTTTCTGCTTCATACTCAGCCCTAGCTTCGTGTACTTCCGACATACTATTTCCCCTTTCTTTCTCTTGATCGATAATCCTTGTATATTCCTGATGGACTTCTTCCTTTGTCAGTTGCCTAGCTGAGACAAAGGCTTTTACATCATCTTCAGTTAGCTCTTGCGCTTTTGCGAGAGCTATTTCTTTTGAAAAATAGCCCTGGTAATGCCAGGACTCTTCGTCTGCGCTATAAACATGCACTAGCTCATTAGGAACCTCATTCCCTCGCTTCAGAAAATCATTCCAATCTTCCTTTTCCTGGTCAATCTGGATAATAGGTGGAATGGCGATCTGTACCGGAATGCCCTTTTCTTGTAAGCGAGTGATAAAATTCTGCCCTGCAGCATCATTATCTACAGCAAGCGTAATCATATCCTGATGCTGACCATTTTTAAAATAATTTGTTGTTCTAGCGACAGTTTCTAGAGCTTTTCCAGTATTCTGATCTATTTGATAGGATTTACCGTTCATCTCTGCATACAATTCCATAAAACGTCGACTAATGATGCCCTCTTTGACACCATCCATAGCTACTAAGCGAACATCCTGAAGCGCATCCTTATGAAGCTCATAGTAGCTCATCAGATCGATTGGAGCTTCCGCAAATACCAAACGTTTAGGGATACCAATATCAATTGAAAATCCTAGTTGGCCGTCTGAATTTCTCATAATTTGTTTTAAGCGACCACGTTCTGGATAGTGCACTCGATTCTCTACTATTCCCTGGAGACTAGCACCAGCTAAAAAGCCCGTGTTGTCTTTATATTTAAAGACAATCACAGGCTCAAAATAGTCTCCTTTTTTTCGGGTCGCCTCCGCCATACTCCCCTGGCTAATAAAGAAATTAATCGTGTCATCTGAAAGGCCTCTCTGAGTCTTCAGATAGCTTCTGGAAGCATTGAAATCCTGATGCTCATATCTTCCTAAGCTATAGTGAAAGGGCTCTTTTACGCCCGTCTGATTCGCTAAATCTACTTCCTTAAATTCCCCAGTTTCCAAGAAGTGCATTGCTTCTTTGTATGAAACTCCTCTAATAGTTTGAACTAGCTGAATGACATCCCCAAATTCTGATCGAGAATTCCAATGAAAGTCATTCTTCCTTGCATCGATGACAAATGAATCGTGTTCTATCCATGTATAGCTATAACTCCCCGTGCGCTTTAACTCCATTCCCAGCTGTTCCGCAACAGAAAGGATAGATAGATTTTTAGCCGCTTCTTTAGTTAATACCATCTTTTGTCTCCTCTACAATGAAAATTCTGGTACTTCTTTTTCTAATACATCTTGTGTTCGCTCTTTTTCAAGCTCTTCTGCTTCTACAAAACGGTTTAAACTAGGAAAATGGAGTTGGGTTTGTTTTAGCTTATCATGAACTAACAAGCTCTCATCGATATGATAGACTGCTTCCTGATGGCCATTGAAACCTTTCTCTAAATCAATATCATCAAAGCGGATGACAGCCAATTCTGTCAAACTTCCCTTATACCAAGCTCCAATCTCACTTTCAAGATAGAACTGAACTGATTCTCTATCTTCCGTATTTGTATCTCGCAAATAGGCCAGTTCCCAGCTTTCACCCTGAGAATACCCAGTGACTTCTTGAACAATTAGCTCCTGGTTGTTAGTGCTTAAAATCCGATTAATATCGTCTAAACGGGGAACTAAGATTTCCTGAGCTAGAGAGACTGCTTCTGTACGATAGTCGAAAAATTCATATTGTTCCCTATCTTCGACATAGTTCCTAACGAAATCTGAATAATGAGGGAAATGTTCCTGAAAGCTAGGCGAAATCATCCCATAGATATAGGCTTGTCTTAATGTTTCAAACTGGGCTATTTGATAATATGATGGATCGAGCTTAGCTTCTTGATTCAACATTTCCTTGATACTTTCTGGAAGTTGTATTGGCTCCGAATCTGGCCAAGTTCTCTTAGAATAGTTGATTACTTCCTCGTAGAGAATAGTATCAATCTCTGAATTCTTCATTTCAAGCAAAGCCTCTACAATTTGAGCTGATTCTGAAAGATTGGAACGATAATCAGTAATCAAGCCATCTTTACGAACCTCCCACTCCTCAACTTGAGCATTTTCTGAAGTTCGTAGTAACAATACCTCCTCAGCTTCTAGATCAACTCCAATGACCTGATCCCCATTTGGTAGCTGATCCATCTCCAATTCCTGAATCTTAGCATCTAATTGATTATTAACCTGAAGCAAGTCTTGCTTCAAATGAAATAATTCTTCTGCATTGGCTTGTAATTCCTCAAAATACTCTCTGGAGATCTTCACTGGTTGAACCAATAAATCTTTCTCTCGTTGTTCTCGAGGGTAAGAAAACAAGTAGGGAGCAACTTCTTTGAAGTCCTGGTAGTTCATCCATTTTATAGATTCTGTAACAATCATATTTTGGACATCGATGACATCTGTATGAGGAGTAATCCAGCCAGATAAAGCCAACTCTTTTACTGCTTCAGATAGGGGGTAAGAAGGGATATGTTCTAAAATCCCCTCAAAATAACCAATCCCTCGAGCAGTCTCTTCCTCAACTTCACGCTTCATTCGTTTAAATTGTTTTTGTAGTAATGTATTCATTCTTTATCCTTTCTAACTCACTTTGAGAGGAACTTCCTCGACTTCCTTAATCCCAATATGAATAACATTTTCTTCCCCAACCTGGTCTTTCCACTCATCAATATCGCTTAGATATCGCTTGTAACGATACCAGTTATCATCGTTCGGGCCATTACTTAAGAGGTAGGCTCTTGGATGCGTGTCCAGGTTAAATTTTTGATCTCGAAAAACATTTTGTTTGGATAGGAAGAGCAGGGCTTCTGTTGTTCCAATTGTAGCAACCTCATGCGGTGTCAACAATTCTCGGCCAATTTTTGAGTTCTGCTTGGAACTACTGCCATTTCTTCCCCTGCTCTCGCTATAGTTCTGATCATTCAAAGTCTGCTTACCAGATCGCTCAGATAAATACTTGAGCGTATCTAAGTCATTAGACCCCAAATAGAGAATAGCTCCACAGTTATTGATAATTGTCTTCGTATTCTCTTTCCCGTATAATACTTCGATCTGACTTTGAGATTGCACCATCATCTTGATAGAAATCTCTCGAGAACGAATAACAGAGATAATTGGCGGTAAATTAGGAATCTTCCCAATCTGACCAAACTCATCCGCCCATACCTGGACATGCGACAGATCTTCCTTGGTCTTTGTTGGGTGCTCACCTAGCAAGATGGCATCTGCAGTCTTCATCATCACATCAAAGAGTGTACTAAATAGCAACGCTGACAAGAACTGGTAGGCTGGATCGACTTCTGGAATATGAATGAAGACAGCCGTCTTTTCTATATTCCATTTTTCAATCTCCAGCGTGTCTTTTTCAATAATCTTTCTCAGCTGTTCATGATCAAATACTGAGAAAGTAGTCGCAAAGATAGCATAGACAGAAGCCCTTGTCTGACCATCAAAGTTTTTATTAAACAAGCTCCATT includes the following:
- a CDS encoding PBECR4 domain-containing protein — protein: MVLTKEAAKNLSILSVAEQLGMELKRTGSYSYTWIEHDSFVIDARKNDFHWNSRSEFGDVIQLVQTIRGVSYKEAMHFLETGEFKEVDLANQTGVKEPFHYSLGRYEHQDFNASRSYLKTQRGLSDDTINFFISQGSMAEATRKKGDYFEPVIVFKYKDNTGFLAGASLQGIVENRVHYPERGRLKQIMRNSDGQLGFSIDIGIPKRLVFAEAPIDLMSYYELHKDALQDVRLVAMDGVKEGIISRRFMELYAEMNGKSYQIDQNTGKALETVARTTNYFKNGQHQDMITLAVDNDAAGQNFITRLQEKGIPVQIAIPPIIQIDQEKEDWNDFLKRGNEVPNELVHVYSADEESWHYQGYFSKEIALAKAQELTEDDVKAFVSARQLTKEEVHQEYTRIIDQEKERGNSMSEVHEARAEYEAEKPDNSRLAQAKRKLERLKGEADEAINAAYSHQSLTNGQPMNDKRGGGRFMQKQEQIENRVFSKLDEIKEQEERIERLQERKDRKAAGLNRQGNGLEMSVQNIPRIREEIEKAERGESSYRPETIKRYKKELERLEAIQDKVDGLVIQPETQALIDSGEVKQWAKQPNIYFVKGLRRVALELSEEGRFELSPKYRPNTDEEKEIVNKLLSNQKKREDDTQKAALTPDNSNLSPEDAEWLKQNWDNISFSVEPKKQMVIDSDKTVTFEKPSNPLGDTYEALEENQSTEKALGKSQEQNVNSEYQKNERTNGSQGFLQPRAEGSPTPVPEVGTFERSVTSRPTLSSHLLYFTINEEFQSSNDGHYHSISSHELAKLNRPIRSQTIQNAAQYYLAELANSKIYYVTPDKTVQVNFEEKHFMHLTGIKPLAPGQTPEKTLRDFAEGNGHFDNILLANNDAAFDKINVLSDLSVATESTSFYFDDLTNLRRYNGRFDSLIKSDDKDIILLFKELEEENYIPVSVFQSRARLVKELETADKTPILAVFRERNGHIEQLSINEDYIKDGGKELQSIMKNGLFEEIQPDATKEIEQIAPKNTLNKISLDSATFTQVLDTVYNVGVPGDISKTPEEFHQAWNQYLDYAEQYNDKFDQIVAAAGEDHLLDTNSDFYKEWKQDYIYKENYHVRLQWAEERPDGPKLPFKETELISYQDFAKELYKANQSFYQLHQEGLQQVTSGHPEAYISPTKIQFSIYAPDGELIQDGIRYDIGDEINPIAHKERLGTREMREHPELMKIDGALFNQYHMEKLASEQTIENIRDEFEKAQVKNSQNTPDNPYEKIYQYNRKDERDRDLDGDGISNSDEMLQGTDPYNAASNLHKKQEDRERRTDAEVAAGAIIIEEIATKNSEQTISQLVANKDTKGLAEHLKEGMKNYLDSEQFKSFLDTMSKFHNYSLNNIHLLKMQNPNVSQVASFNKWKTDFERTVKKGSKALKIWVPYQVKTKISANQNELSFSPSENGMEEKEVTVTRFKLGNVFDVSQTEGKELPKAINELTGSVKDYEDLYRAAKAVSMDNQVPISFEDIKRESANGYYSPDENRIVISKGLKGQEHILKTIFHEMAHSDLHRGTNAQYGDDQYRKQELQAESVAYVVANHFGFDTSSYSFGYLAIWAKDKNGFEDMVEQLQIVQKEAKSLIDRMDAKLELVKNKSVTKDKFADKLQQAKEKSEQLGNQKAEAVKQVEEKKSLSSPH